In Alicyclobacillus macrosporangiidus CPP55, a single window of DNA contains:
- the acpS gene encoding holo-ACP synthase has translation MRGIGSDVVEIRRVEQALARHGERFMARVLSPGERLEADVLPAARRVEFIAGRFAAKEAVAKALGCGIGRLGMPSVGIVLEDTGLVARFSAWPAGVAPIGRVLVSITHTRELAFAVAVWDQDG, from the coding sequence TTGCGAGGGATTGGCAGCGATGTGGTGGAGATCCGCCGCGTGGAACAGGCCCTGGCCAGACACGGGGAACGTTTCATGGCGCGGGTGTTGAGCCCCGGGGAGCGCTTGGAGGCGGATGTCCTCCCGGCGGCGCGGCGGGTGGAGTTCATCGCCGGGCGATTCGCGGCGAAGGAAGCGGTGGCCAAGGCCCTGGGGTGCGGCATCGGGCGGCTGGGCATGCCGTCGGTGGGCATCGTGCTGGAGGACACAGGCCTCGTGGCCCGTTTTTCCGCCTGGCCTGCGGGCGTGGCGCCCATCGGGCGCGTGCTTGTCAGCATTACCCACACCCGTGAACTGGCCTTCGCGGTGGCGGTTTGGGACCAGGACGGCTGA